One part of the Rutidosis leptorrhynchoides isolate AG116_Rl617_1_P2 chromosome 1, CSIRO_AGI_Rlap_v1, whole genome shotgun sequence genome encodes these proteins:
- the LOC139879545 gene encoding serine/threonine-protein kinase MHK: protein MERYRSIEEIGDGTCGTVYKAINLETSEIVAVKKMKRKYYVWEECVNLREVKSLRKLNHPNIIKLKELVRENNELFFIFEYMEHNLYHIMRERQRPFSEEEIRDLMTQLLQGLVHMHKNEYFHRDLKPENLLVTNNTLKIADFGMAREVSSAPPFTDYVSTRWYRAPEVLLQSSRYTPAIDMWAIGAILAELFTLCPLFPGESEIDQWYKICCVLGIPDWTLFPEARNVFRLMDIRYSEVMAVNLADLLPNASSEAINLIKQLCSWDPLKRPTAEQCLRHPFFYVNMWIPRPLGDPAQLKIDNMGSQPNLELNLWDFSHKTDDCFLGLTLAVNPSVPNIEVVNNTGNRTQDLLFCSDYEDEAQHPVFWSLFPSDHHGIPAPGESSLSLTFSGSIPYSTIGVPQSTGFSIPSLSLQPNNFLTMSSHFQQQQGHCR, encoded by the exons ATGGAAAG ATATAGAAGTATAGAAGAAATTGGAGATGGAACCTGCGGAACTGTATATAAAGCCATCAACTTGGAGACGTCTGAAATT GTTGCGGTTAAGAAAATGAAGAGAAAGTATTACGTTTGGGAAGAGTGTGTGAACTTGCGGGAAGTTAAG TCCCTCCGGAAATTGAATCATCCTAACATCATAAAGCTGAAGGAGCTTGTAAGAGAGAACAATGAATTGTTCTTCATATTTGAAtacatg GAACATAATTTGTATCACATAATGAGAGAACGCCAAAGACCGTTCTCGGAGGAAGAGATTAGGGATCTGATGACTCAGCTTTTGCAAGGTCTTGTACATATGCATAAAAATGAATATTTTCATCGGGACCTAAAACCTG AGAATTTGTTGGTGACCAACAATACTTTGAAAATTGCTGATTTTGGCATGGCTAGAGAAGTATCATCGGCCCCTCCTTTTACTGATTACGTTTCTACTCGTTG GTATCGAGCACCAGAAGTCCTGTTGCAATCATCTAGATACACTCCTGCCATAG ATATGTGGGCCATCGGTGCAATACTTGCTGAACTTTTCACTTTGTGCCCGTTGTTTCCCGGTGAAAG TGAAATAGATCAGTGGTACAAGATATGCTGTGTTCTTGGCATACCAGATTGGACACTCTTTCCCGAAGCCAGAAATGTTTTTCGGTTAATGGATATTCGTTATTCAGAG GTTATGGCGGTTAACCTTGCTGATCTGTTACCAAATGCGAGCTCGGAAGCTATTAATTTGATCAAA CAACTATGTTCCTGGGACCCGTTAAAGAGGCCAACTGCAGAACAGTGCTTACGACATCCATTTTTTTAT GTTAACATGTGGATTCCTCGTCCACTTGGAGATCCTGCTCAGCTGAAAATTGATAACATGG GATCACAACCAAATCTTGAGTTGAATCTCTGGGATTTCAGTCATAAAACAGATGATTGTTTTCTGGGTTTGACCTTGGCAGTCAACCCTAGTGTTCCTAATATCG AAGTGGTCAATAACACTGGTAACAGAACACAG GATCTTTTGTTTTGCTCTGACTACGAGGATGAAGCTCAACACCctg TTTTCTGGTCGCTTTTCCCCTCTGATCACCATGGTATTCCGGCGCCAGGGGAATCTTCCTTGTCATTAACATTCAG CGGTTCAATCCCTTATTCAACAATCGGTGTTCCTCAATCAACTGGATTCAGTATCCCATCTTTATCTTTGCAGCCTAATAATTTCTTGACCATGTCTTCTCACTTCCAACAGCAGCAGGGTCACTGTCGTTAA